GCATCGTGCTGCTGACGCGCCGCCGCCGCCGCGAGGTCTGACGGATGCGCCCGGCGGGGCGGGCGTGATGATCGCCCGCCCGCCCCGCCCGCGCAGCGTCGGAGCGCAGCACGGGCTGCTCGATAGGATGGGGTGTACCGGCATTCCCGGTGCAACCGTCCGATATGCGCCAGAAGGCCGAAAACGGGGGAGCAGTCCATGCCAGGCATCGTGATCGTCGGCGTCCAGTGGGGAGACGAAGGCAAGGGCAAGGCCACCGATCTTCTCGGTGAGCGCACCGACTGGGTCGTCAAATTCAACGGCGGCAACAACGCCGGTCACACCGTCGTCATCGGCGATGAGAAGTACGCGCTGCACCTGCTGCCCTCCGGCATCCTGTCGCCCGGCGTGAACGCCGTCATCGGCAACGGCGTCGTCGTCGACCTCGAGGTGCTGTTCGCCGAGCTGGAGGCGCTCAACGCCCGGGGCCTCGACACGTCGCGCTTGAAGATCAGCGCCAACGCACACGTGATCACGCAGTATCACCGCACCCTCGACAAGGTCACCGAGCGCTTCCTCGGCAAGCGCATGATCGGTACGACCGGGCGCGGCATCGGTCCGACCTACGCCGACAAGATCAATCGCGTCGGCATCCGCATTCAGGACCTCTTCGACGAGAACATCCTGCGCCAGAAGGTCGAGGGTGCGCTCGATCAGAAGAACCACCTGCTGGTCAAGGTCTTCAACCGCCGTGCCATCACCGTCGACGAGGTCGTCGACGATCTGCTCTCCTACGTCGAGCGCCTGCGCCCCATGGTCTGCGACACCGGGCTGCTGCTCAGTCGGGCATTGGATGCCGGTGACGTCGTCGTCTTCGAGGGCGGCCAGGCCACGATGCTCGACGTGGACCACGGCACGTACCCGTTCGTGACCTCCTCCTCCGCCACCGCCGGCGGCGCCTCGACCGGTTCGGGCGTCGGCCCCAACCGCCTCGACCGCATCGTCGGCATCGTCAAGGCCTACACGACACGCGTGGGCTCCGGCCCGTTCCCGACGGAGCTGTTCGACGACAAGGGCGAGTGGCTGCGCAAGCGCGGCTTCGAGTTCGGCACGACGACGGGTCGGCCCCGCCGCGTGGGCTGGTACGACGCGCCGATCACGCGCTACGCGACCCGCATCAACGGCATCACCGACCTCGTCCTCACCAAGCTCGACATCCTCACCGGACTCGAGCAGATCCCCGTGTGCGTCGCATACGACGTGGACGGCGAGCGGTTCGATGAGGTCCCGGTCAATCAGAGCGACTTCCACCACGCGACCCCGATCTTCGAGTACTTCCCGGGCTGGCAGGACGACATCTCCGGCGCACGGAGCTTCGAGGACCTGCCCGTCCCGGCGCAGGAGTACGTGCTGGCTCTCGAGGCGATGAGCGGCACGCGCATCTCGGTGATCGGCGTGGGGCCCGCCCGTGACGCGGTCATCGTGCGTCACGATCTCGTCGACTGAGGTGCGCTTCTTCCTCGGCGGATACTCCGCCGATATGGGCGGCCGCGCGGAGGGCGTCGGAACGCTCCTGGCGGGCAACGCCGATGACGTGTCGGCCGGCGGAGAGCTCGCCCGGCGCACGGAGGTCGCGGTGCGCGCCGACTCGCCGTCGTGGCTCGCGTGGCATCCGACCCTTCCCGTCGTCTACGCGGCACTCGAGGGGCGCGGTGTGGTGCAGGCCTATCGCCGCATCGGCGACGAGAGGTTCGTTCCGCACGGGGGTGCGCTGGAAGCCGGCGAGGCCGTCTGCCACATCGCTGTCGCAGCAGACGCGACTGTCGCGCGCGCACCACGTGCGCTTCCTCCCGCGCGACACGATCGCGACGACCGATCTCGGGCTCGATCTGGTGCGGTTCTGGCGGGGTGACCCGGCGCGGGGCTCGCACGACGTCGCGCTTGCGCGGGAGACCGGGCCGCGCCACAGTCGATGGCATCCCTCCGAGCATCTGTTCGTGGTGACCGAGCTGTCGAACGAGCTCTACGCACTGGCCCACGATGCGAGCGGGCAGTGGCGGGTCGTCGCCGGGGCGTGGACTGGCCGCGGCATCACGTCGTCGTGCGCGACACCCTCCTCGTGGCGGGTCAGCGCTCCGACGAGATCGCCGCGCTCACGCTGGATGAGCGCACCGGGGTGCCGGGGCGCGCCCGACGCCGCGTGGACGCCCCCTCGCCCACCTGCCTGCTCGCGGCATCCTGAGGTCGCCGCCGAGGGCCGCCGGGTCGGGAAGCCGATGGGGCTCAGGTCGCAGCATCCTGCTTGGGGATGAAGACCTTCTTGATGATCAGCAGGATGGAGGCGGTCACGGGAATCGCGACGAGGGCGCCGAGCAGACCCATGAGCGTGCCGCCCACGAGGGCGCCGATCACCACGAGTGCGCCGGGCACGGCGATGGCCTTGTTCATCACCTTCGGGGTGAGCACGTATGCCTCGAGCTGCATGTAGACCAGATATGCGACGGCGAAGATCAGCGCCGACAGGGGGCTGGCGAAGAGGGCGACCACCGAGGCGATGCCCCAGAACAGCACCGTACCGACGAGCGGGATGATCGTGAGGCAGAAGGCGACCACGGCCATCAGGGCGGGGAACGGCAGACCCAGCACCGTGTAGAGGATGAAGCTCACCACGGCGTTGAAGAAGGCGAGCACCACCATGCCGCCCAGGTAGCCACCGACGGACTCGGTGATCTGCTCGGTCAGGTCGGCGGTCAGTGAGCGACTGCGCGCGGGCATCAGGCGGTAGAACGCCTGCTTGATCTCGGGCAGCGAGGCGAGGAAGTACAGGCTCAGCACGATGATGATGATCATCCCGGAGATCGTCGTGCCGATGGAGATGCCGATCTGCAGCACGCCTCCGCCGATCGCCGCGAGATGGCCCGGGTCGGTGAGGAACTTCTGCACCTCGGCGACGATCGCGGGCACCTGGTCGCCGAACTGATCGCGGGCCCAGTGGTAGAGGTCGGTCTGCTGGAAGGACGTCACGAGGGTGGGAACGTCCGTGATGAACTGGGCGATCTGGCGCACCACCGTCGGCACGATGAGCCACAGAACCGCGACCAGCAGCAGCGCGAGGGCGAAGTAGACGATCACGATCGCCCACGCGCGGCCGACTCCGTGCCGCTGCAGTCGCTGCACGACGGGGTTGAGCCCGAGGGCGACGAACAGGGCGAAGGCGACGTAGATCCACACCGTGACCAGGCTCGTGACGGCCATGCCCAGAAGGATCGCCACCAGCCCGCCCAGCGTCAGGAAGAAGCCCACGGCGAAGGGGCGGGTCAGGGTCGTCCACACCGGGCGCCCCGTGTGTGAGCGGTGCACATGAGCATCGGGTGACGCCGCGCTGTCGGCCGGCTTCGCGCGGCCGGAATCCGCCGCGGTCTTCGTTCCGCGCCGGAGCGAACGCGAGCGGGGCTCGTTCGATGCTGCTGCCATGGTCACACTCTAGGGCTGTCAGCGGATGCCGTCCGGAGAGGCGGTAATGTCGGCGAGGACGAGAGGAAGCCCATGACTGACGCCGCCGTTCACCTGCAGCGTCTGCGTGCCAGCATCGACAACATCGACGCGGCACTGATCTTCATGCTCGCCGAACGCTTCCGCTGCACCCAGCAGGTCGGGGTGCTCAAGGCGGAGCATCGGATGCCGGCATCCGACCCCGCTCGCGAGGAGCAGCAGATCGCCCGCCTGCGTCGGCTCGCTCTGGAGGCCGACCTCGATCCCGAGTTCGCCGAGAAGTGGTTCAACTTCGTCGTCGCCGAAGTGATCCGCCACCACACCGCGGCTGCCGCGGGCGACGGGGAGGCGACGACCAGCCCGTCGGACTAGGGCGTCGCGCGGCGCAGGGTCAGATAGCTCGACCCGGCGAGAACGACGCACAGCACCAGGAGCCACAGCCCGAAGGTGAGCGGGGTCTGTGTTGCCAGCCACGCGCCCACGTCGCCCCACCAGCGTTGCCACGTGATCAGGGCGACGGCGCCGATCAGCACCAGCCCGATCGCGCTCAGCACGGTCGTGACCATCGTGGGGCCGAAGCGCTTGTAGATCGTCGCGATCCAAAACCCGAGCAGGAAGAAGGACACGGTCACGGCGAAGAAGAACACCCACCCCTCGTACCAGGTGGCGTCTGTGATGCCCGGCAGATTGAACATGTACGACCCGACACCCCAGCCGTTCGTCGACGCCTCCGGGATGCGCAGCAGGCTGTAGACGGTCGCGAGTACCGCCCCTGCACCGGCGGCGATCGCGGTCGTGCCGACGAAGAACGTCCGCCGGCTCACGCTCATCGCCTGCGAGAACGGGAAGGTGAGGGTCAGCGACTGGATGCCGATCGCGAGAAAGTACCACAGGGGCGCCTGGCCGGCGCCGTTGAACGACGAGCCCATCGCGGGGGCGGCCCCGATCGCGTTGGTGATGATCGCGGCGATCAGCCAGCTGATGACGAACGCCACGGCGGTGATGATGAGCGGCACCCAGACGAACGTCTGCTTGTTGACCAGCTGCATGCGGGCGACGGCGAGCGTGCGGTTCATGAGACGAGCTCCTTCGAGGTCGGGGCGGTGTGCATCGTGAGGCGCACGATGAGCTGCTGCAGCGAGACGGGAGAGAGGTCGAGACCGGTGTCCGCGATCCGGCGGCGGGCGGCGTCGTCGAGGGTGCCGAACACGGTGGCGCTTGCCACGCGTCCGAGGCTCTCTCGGTGGATGACCTCGAGGCCCGCCGTGACCGCGTCGACGGCCTCGGCATCGCCGACGATGGTGGTCGCCCGCCCGCGGAGATCGTCCGTCGCCTCGTCGAGCAGCAGGCGGCCGTCGTCGACCGCGATGACGTGCTCGAGGAGGTTCGCGACCTCGTCGATCAGGTGGCTGGACAGGATGATCGTGCGCGGGTGCTCTGCATAGTCCTCGAGGAGCCGGTCGTAGAAGATCTGGCGGGCGACGGCATCCAGGCCGAGGTACGGCTCGTCGAAGAACGTGATCTCCGCGCGGGACGCGAGGCCGATGATGACGCCGACGGCAGACAACTGTCCGCGTGACAGCTTCTTGATGCGCGTCTTGAGGGGCAGACGGAACTCGCCCACGAGTCGGTCGGCGAGATCCTGGTCCCAGTTCTGGAAGAACAAGCGTGCGATACGGAAGGCGTGCGTCGGCGTCGCATCGTCGGGGTATTTCTGGCTTTCGCGCACGAAGCACAGGCGGGAGAGCACCCGTTCGTTCTCGTAGGGGTTCTCCCCGAAGACGCGCACGTCGCCGCTCGTCGCGATGTTCTGTGCCGTGAGGATCGACATGAGAGTCGTCTTGCCGGCGCCGTTGCGCCCGAGCAGCCCGTAGATGCGGTTCTTCTCGAGAGTGAGGCTCACCCCGTCGAGAGCGAGGGTGTTGTGGTAGCGCTTGGTGAGGTCGTTCACCTCGATGACGGCGGTCATCGGGCATCTCCTTCCGGGACGGTGGCGTGGGTGCCCTCGCGAAGGAGGCGCACCAGGTCGTCGGCGTCGAGGCCGAGGGTGCGTGCTTCGGCGAGCAGCGGGTCGAGGTAGCGGTCGGCGAATGCGGCGCGGCGCTCGGCGCGCAGGCTCTCGCGGGCGCCGACCGCCACGAACATCCCGACGCCACGGCGCTTCACCAGCACACCCTTGTCGACGAGCATGTTCACTCCTTTCGCGGCCGTGGCCGGGTTGATGCGGTAGAACGCCGCGAGCTCATTGGTCGACGGCGCGCGGGAGTCTTCGGCGAGACTGCCGTCGACGATGGAGTCCTCGACGCTCTCGGCGATCTGCACGAAGAGTGCGCGTCCCTCGTCGATCACGTGGCCTCCCGGCATCCGGTGTTTTGGTTCATTACTTCACTAAGTAACCATAGAAGTGTGATGACGTCAAGCAGCGATGGCTGCGAACTCTTGCGTGCGCGTGATAGCGAGAACCCGGGCGGGAGTCCAATTTGCGTGAGCGTCCACTCGGATGAAACCGTGGAGCACGGCCCTTTGCGGGGTCGATGACCAGACCAGTCCGCGACCGTCGCCCTGCCCGTAGGCGCCCCGGTCGTAAGGTCGGCGGCCTGTGCGCGGACCCGATGTCCAGCGCCGAGCGTTCTCTGAGAACGTGAGTGGCCGTCACCCGGGCGCGACCGATGCAGCCTATGCACCGGGCTGCCGAGGTGTTCTGTGACCGACGCTGTTTCTGCTGCGCCCCTGTTGGAGGCGCGGCATCTGTTCAAAGTCTTCGGACGCGATCCGAAGGATGCCGTCGCGCGCTTGCGCGCCGGTCAGTCCCGCGCCGAGGTGGCGGATGCCGGGACGGCCGCCGTCGTCGACGCCAGCTTCACCGTCAACCGCGGCGAGATCTTCGTGATCATGGGACTGTCCGGATCGGGCAAGTCGACCATCATCCGCATGCTCAACGGGCTGCTCGCCCCGACCGCGGGCGACGTGACGATCAACGGCCGCAACGTCACCACGGCCTCCGCCGCGCAGCTGCGCAGCATCCGCCGCGAGTCGGTGTCGATGGTCTTCCAGCATTTCGCGCTGCTACCGCACCTCAGCGTGCTCGACAACGCGGCCTACGCGCTCGAGATCCAAGGCGTGGGCAAGGCCGAGCGTCGGGAGCGCGCACGGGAGATCCTCGACCGGGTCGGGCTCGGCGACCGTGTCGACGCCCTTCCCGACCAGCTCTCCGGTGGCATGCGCCAGCGCGTCGGCATCGCTCGGGCCCTGACGGCCGGCACCGACATGCTGCTCATGGACGAGGCTTTCTCCGCCCTCGATCCCCTCATCCGTCGCGAAATGCAGGAACAGCTCGTCGAACTGCAGCGCGAGCTCGGACGCACGATCGTGTTCATCACCCACGACCTCAACGAGGCGATGTTCCTCGGCGACCGTATCGCCGTGATGCGCGACGGGCGCATCGTGCAAAACGGCACGCCCGAGGAGATCCTCACCGACCCGGCGAACGACTACGTCGCCCAGTTCGTGCAGGACGTCGACCGGGCCCGGGTGCTCACGGCATCCGCCGTCATGGAGCCGCCCACCCTGTCCACCCCGATCACCGCGGGCGTGCGCGGGGCTCTGCGCGCGATGCGCGAGAACCAGGCCGGCGCCGTGTTCGCCATCGAGAACCGGCGCCTGGTCGGCGTCGTGACCGACCGCGCGGTCATCCGCGCCGTGAAGGCGGGTGAGACCGACCTTCGCCGCATCGTCGATCGGCACGTGCCGACCGTGGGGCCAGACGACCTGCTGACCGACATCGTCGAAGCCGCGGTCGAGGCCACCGTGCCGCTCGCCGTCGTCGACGAGCACGGCCGGCTGCGCGGGGTGATCCCGCGCATCACGCTGCTCGCGGCGCTCGGCAACGTCCCGCCCACCACGCGGGAGATGCCCGTCGTGCAGACGCCGCTGGAGATGGTCGCGGAGTTCACGCCGCTCGTCGACGCCGCGGCGGAAGGGGGGCGCTGATGGAGGGGTTCCGCATTCCCATCGGCCAGTGGGCCGAGGCCGTCGTCGACACCCTGAGTGACGCGTTGCGCGGATTCTTCGACGCCGCGGCATTCGTGCTCGGAGCGGTCTACGACGGGGTGGATGCCGTGCTCATGGCGCCCCCGTTCTGGGTGATCGTCGTGGTGTTCGCCGCCCTCGCCTTCGCGGCCAGCGGGTGGCGGCTCGCCGGCGGAACCGCGCTCGGGCTTCTGCTGATCGTCGCCGTCGACCAGTGGGACAACGCGATGGACACGCTCGCGCTCGTCATCGTTGCGGCCCTGGTGGCGATCGTCATCGCGATCCCCGTCGGCATCTGGGCGGCACGCAACGACACCGCGTCGCGCATCGTGCGCCCGGTGCTCGACTTCCTCCAGACGATGCCCGCGTTCGTCTACCTGATCCCCGCCATCATCTTCTTCGGCGTCGGCGCGGTTCCCGGCATGATCGCGACCATCCTGTTCGCGATCGCGCCCGGCGTCCGGCTCACCGAGCTCGGTATCCGCGGCGTCGACACCGAGGTGGTCGAGGCCGGCTACGCCTTCGGAGCGTCTCCGGCGCGTGTGCTGCGACAGATCCAGATTCCGCTCGCGCTGCCGTCGATCATGGCCGGCATCAACCAGGTGATCATGCTCAGCCTGTCGATGGTCGTCATCGCGGGCATGGTCGGAGCCGGGGGCCTGGGCGGCGAGATCGTCCGCGCCATCGGCCGCATCAACGTCGGGCTCGGCTTCGAGGCCGGACTGTCGGTCGTGATGATCGCCATGATCCTCGACCGCTTGACCTCGGCGCTGGGCCGCCCACGCGCCCCGCGCCGCCTCCGCGCCACCACCCGACCCGGCGGGCAGATCGCCCGCCACAGCCGCGGAGAGTCCGCGGCTGACACCGAACGATCCGCGGACAGCACGCGGATGGAGAGGACGTCAGCATGAAGCACACCAGGAGCATTCTGGGCGGCATCGCCCTGACCGCCGCCGCCACGCTCGCTCTGAGCGGGTGCGCCGGAGGCGCCGGCGACACCGCAGCGCCCGGCGCCGAGAAGAAGTCGATCGAGATCGCCGTGTTCAACGGGTGGGACGAGGGCATCGCCGCGTCGTATCTGTGGCAGTCGATCCTCGAGGACAAGGGCTACGACGTGAAGCTCACGTACGCCGACGTCGCGCCGGTGTACCAGGGGCTCGCACGCGGCGACTTCGACCTCGTCCTGGACACGTGGCTGCCCACGACCCACGCGGACTACATGAAGCGCTACGGCGACAAGGTCGAGGACCTCGGCGCCTGGAACGACGACGCGCGGCTGACGATCGCGGTGAACAAGGACGCGCCGATCGACTCGCTCGATCAGCTCGCCGCGGCATCCGACCAGTTCGGCGGACGCATCGTCGGCATCGAGCCGGGCTCGGGGCTCATGCGCATCACCGGCGACGATGTCGTGCCCGGCTACGGCCTGGAGTCGATGCAGCTGGTGGAGTCGTCCACTCCCGCCATGCTCGCCGAGCTCAAGAAGGCGACGGATGCCGGCCAGAACATCGCCGTGACCCTCTGGCGGCCGCACTGGGCCTACAGCGCTTTCCCCATCACGGACCTCGCCGACCCGAAGGGGCTGCTGGGCTCCGCCGAGAGCATCCACTCCGTGGCCTCCACGTCCTTCGCGAAGGACCACCCCGAGGTGCACGGCTGGATCTCGAACTTCTCGATGCCCAGCGACAAGCTCGCCTCGCTCGAGGACGTGATGTTCAACCAGAACAACGGAGACGACTACGGCCCCGCGCTCACGCAGTGGATCGCCGACAACCAGGCGTGGGTCGACGGCCTCACGTCCTGAGGCGACTCAGGGTCGGGGTCCGGCGCTCGCCGGGCCCCGTTCGTCGTCGGGGGCGGGGTGCGGCCGTTCGATCTGCAGGGCGACCTTGTTCTCCAAGATCTCGACGGCTTCATCGGACAGGGCCAACAGGCCGTCGACCTCCTCGCGCACGCGCCGGTAGGCCACCTGCCGCTCGGCCGGCGTGGCGGACTCGTCGAGGGCGACGCTCAACAGCTGCTGGGCAGTCGCGAGGCGCTTGCGCTCGGTCTCGGTGAACTGCGAGTCGCGCACGCGGCGAGCGTCGCGCTCGGCGAGATCGAAGGCCACCTCGTAGTCCGTCACGGCGGTGCGATACTCGGCGAGCTGCTCAGGGCTCACCCGGGCGTCGGCGGTCGGCGGGCGCAGGCGGTCGGCGACCTTCTTGGCGCGGAGGAACGCGGCGGTCAGGGGCTGCCGGCCGTCGCTCATGGTCGGGAAGGCGATCATGCGGGCGACGTCGAGCTCATACTCCAGCCAGCGCGCCGTGACGTCGTCGTGCACGGCGAAGAGCTTCTCGAGCTGGTCGGGAAGGGGCGACGGCTTGGTGATCGGCTGCGGCTGGCCGCCACCGGTGACCCGCGTGGACGCGGTGACGGTCTTCAGCTCGGCCTTCGCGCGCATCACCTCGAGCTGGCGCGCGTGGCGGCGCTGCGCGAGCACGTCCCAGCGGCGCGCGGCACCGCCGGCGATGCCGAGGAGCGGAAACACCAGCCACCAGTAGCTGCCGGCGAAGGTCCAGAAGTGATCCACGGGCTTACCCTACGCGCGGGGGCGGCGCGGAACCGGCCACACACGGCGACCGCCGCCGGCATCCGGATCGCCCGCGGCACCGTCGTCGGCACCTGCCGTGCCCGAGGACGCCGCGTCGGACACCACCGGTGACGTGCGTGCCGAGACAACCCGGGCCAGCGCCTCGGTGCCGCGCGCGAGGGCGGTCTGCGTCAGGCTCTGGGCGATGATCGTCCATTGCTCGCGCACCGGGGCGCCCGTGGTCCTGGCATCCGGGTCTCCGGGCTGGGGACGCGCGGGAGCGTCGCCCGCGGCGCGCGCCTGCCGCCAGGCCTCGGCCTCGGCCACGGCGAAGGCGCGCCCGGCGGCGGCCACCGCGTCGCGGTACGCGGTGAACTGCGCGGGCGTGACGCGGGCGTGCGCGGAGGCCGGACGCTGCTCCCGCGCCGCCTTGTCAGCGGCGAGGAAGGCGGCGGTCAGCGGCTGGCGCGCATCGGTCATCGCGGGGAAGGCGATGAGCCGCGCCGGATCGGTCTCATAGGTCAACCATCGGGCGATGATCTCGTCGTGTGCCCGCATCATGCGCGCGACCGGTAGGTGGGCGTCGTCGCCGGCCGCCGGCAGCGCGGCCCGCGCGGCGGTCACGTGCGCGCGCCGCGACCGGGCCGTCGCCGTCGCGACGCGGACCTCGTCGGTGGCGCGGTCGAGCTGCCGCCGCGCCGCGGCGACATCCGTCGCACTCGCGCGACCGGTC
The DNA window shown above is from Microbacterium laevaniformans and carries:
- a CDS encoding adenylosuccinate synthase, with the translated sequence MPGIVIVGVQWGDEGKGKATDLLGERTDWVVKFNGGNNAGHTVVIGDEKYALHLLPSGILSPGVNAVIGNGVVVDLEVLFAELEALNARGLDTSRLKISANAHVITQYHRTLDKVTERFLGKRMIGTTGRGIGPTYADKINRVGIRIQDLFDENILRQKVEGALDQKNHLLVKVFNRRAITVDEVVDDLLSYVERLRPMVCDTGLLLSRALDAGDVVVFEGGQATMLDVDHGTYPFVTSSSATAGGASTGSGVGPNRLDRIVGIVKAYTTRVGSGPFPTELFDDKGEWLRKRGFEFGTTTGRPRRVGWYDAPITRYATRINGITDLVLTKLDILTGLEQIPVCVAYDVDGERFDEVPVNQSDFHHATPIFEYFPGWQDDISGARSFEDLPVPAQEYVLALEAMSGTRISVIGVGPARDAVIVRHDLVD
- a CDS encoding beta-propeller fold lactonase family protein, translating into MAGRRRGVDWPRHHVVVRDTLLVAGQRSDEIAALTLDERTGVPGRARRRVDAPSPTCLLAAS
- a CDS encoding AI-2E family transporter, with the translated sequence MAAASNEPRSRSLRRGTKTAADSGRAKPADSAASPDAHVHRSHTGRPVWTTLTRPFAVGFFLTLGGLVAILLGMAVTSLVTVWIYVAFALFVALGLNPVVQRLQRHGVGRAWAIVIVYFALALLLVAVLWLIVPTVVRQIAQFITDVPTLVTSFQQTDLYHWARDQFGDQVPAIVAEVQKFLTDPGHLAAIGGGVLQIGISIGTTISGMIIIIVLSLYFLASLPEIKQAFYRLMPARSRSLTADLTEQITESVGGYLGGMVVLAFFNAVVSFILYTVLGLPFPALMAVVAFCLTIIPLVGTVLFWGIASVVALFASPLSALIFAVAYLVYMQLEAYVLTPKVMNKAIAVPGALVVIGALVGGTLMGLLGALVAIPVTASILLIIKKVFIPKQDAAT
- a CDS encoding chorismate mutase, which codes for MTDAAVHLQRLRASIDNIDAALIFMLAERFRCTQQVGVLKAEHRMPASDPAREEQQIARLRRLALEADLDPEFAEKWFNFVVAEVIRHHTAAAAGDGEATTSPSD
- a CDS encoding ABC transporter ATP-binding protein; this translates as MTAVIEVNDLTKRYHNTLALDGVSLTLEKNRIYGLLGRNGAGKTTLMSILTAQNIATSGDVRVFGENPYENERVLSRLCFVRESQKYPDDATPTHAFRIARLFFQNWDQDLADRLVGEFRLPLKTRIKKLSRGQLSAVGVIIGLASRAEITFFDEPYLGLDAVARQIFYDRLLEDYAEHPRTIILSSHLIDEVANLLEHVIAVDDGRLLLDEATDDLRGRATTIVGDAEAVDAVTAGLEVIHRESLGRVASATVFGTLDDAARRRIADTGLDLSPVSLQQLIVRLTMHTAPTSKELVS
- a CDS encoding GntR family transcriptional regulator — protein: MIDEGRALFVQIAESVEDSIVDGSLAEDSRAPSTNELAAFYRINPATAAKGVNMLVDKGVLVKRRGVGMFVAVGARESLRAERRAAFADRYLDPLLAEARTLGLDADDLVRLLREGTHATVPEGDAR
- a CDS encoding quaternary amine ABC transporter ATP-binding protein, with amino-acid sequence MTDAVSAAPLLEARHLFKVFGRDPKDAVARLRAGQSRAEVADAGTAAVVDASFTVNRGEIFVIMGLSGSGKSTIIRMLNGLLAPTAGDVTINGRNVTTASAAQLRSIRRESVSMVFQHFALLPHLSVLDNAAYALEIQGVGKAERRERAREILDRVGLGDRVDALPDQLSGGMRQRVGIARALTAGTDMLLMDEAFSALDPLIRREMQEQLVELQRELGRTIVFITHDLNEAMFLGDRIAVMRDGRIVQNGTPEEILTDPANDYVAQFVQDVDRARVLTASAVMEPPTLSTPITAGVRGALRAMRENQAGAVFAIENRRLVGVVTDRAVIRAVKAGETDLRRIVDRHVPTVGPDDLLTDIVEAAVEATVPLAVVDEHGRLRGVIPRITLLAALGNVPPTTREMPVVQTPLEMVAEFTPLVDAAAEGGR
- a CDS encoding ABC transporter permease translates to MEGFRIPIGQWAEAVVDTLSDALRGFFDAAAFVLGAVYDGVDAVLMAPPFWVIVVVFAALAFAASGWRLAGGTALGLLLIVAVDQWDNAMDTLALVIVAALVAIVIAIPVGIWAARNDTASRIVRPVLDFLQTMPAFVYLIPAIIFFGVGAVPGMIATILFAIAPGVRLTELGIRGVDTEVVEAGYAFGASPARVLRQIQIPLALPSIMAGINQVIMLSLSMVVIAGMVGAGGLGGEIVRAIGRINVGLGFEAGLSVVMIAMILDRLTSALGRPRAPRRLRATTRPGGQIARHSRGESAADTERSADSTRMERTSA
- a CDS encoding glycine betaine ABC transporter substrate-binding protein, giving the protein MKHTRSILGGIALTAAATLALSGCAGGAGDTAAPGAEKKSIEIAVFNGWDEGIAASYLWQSILEDKGYDVKLTYADVAPVYQGLARGDFDLVLDTWLPTTHADYMKRYGDKVEDLGAWNDDARLTIAVNKDAPIDSLDQLAAASDQFGGRIVGIEPGSGLMRITGDDVVPGYGLESMQLVESSTPAMLAELKKATDAGQNIAVTLWRPHWAYSAFPITDLADPKGLLGSAESIHSVASTSFAKDHPEVHGWISNFSMPSDKLASLEDVMFNQNNGDDYGPALTQWIADNQAWVDGLTS
- a CDS encoding TolC family protein; its protein translation is MDPLWATIAEFWWIGPATIGTGTLGWLGLRRERRERRRRIELDAARLELRTAKRDAATARAAVRVARTELDRLQAERATGRASATDVAAARRQLDRATDEVRVATATARSRRAHVTAARAALPAAGDDAHLPVARMMRAHDEIIARWLTYETDPARLIAFPAMTDARQPLTAAFLAADKAAREQRPASAHARVTPAQFTAYRDAVAAAGRAFAVAEAEAWRQARAAGDAPARPQPGDPDARTTGAPVREQWTIIAQSLTQTALARGTEALARVVSARTSPVVSDAASSGTAGADDGAAGDPDAGGGRRVWPVPRRPRA